In Aliarcobacter faecis, a genomic segment contains:
- the selA gene encoding L-seryl-tRNA(Sec) selenium transferase translates to MMLLKSIPKVDKFITNKAFEGLSKTLITKITKEILEKLRADILNNKIDKVDEDLLILEILNSYTNLTSSSLKPLINATGIIVHTNLGRSLLDEKIFKNAIRIATSYNNLEYDLKKGKRGERYEHITKSLKALTSCEDALVVNNNASAVFLILNTFCKNKEVVVSRGELVEIGGSFRVPEVMSQSGAILKEIGTTNKTHLRDYENAIDENSSMLMKVHKSNYSIEGFSSEVSFEEISEMAKKHNLIDYFDMGSGHIFDLPYNLSKDEPSILELMKSNPSLISFSGDKLLGSVQAGIILGKKELIEKLKKNQLLRMLRVDKITLALLEESLNLYLKNELDTIPTLKMLNTKIEVLETRANILKEKIEDFMNCEVLKTSTMVGGGTTPNKKIPSIALSLEFKDLKANKIEEILRKNLIISRIENDKVLLDFRTIKEDEIIQIEEILKKEFKNV, encoded by the coding sequence ATTATGTTACTTAAATCCATTCCAAAGGTTGATAAGTTTATCACAAACAAGGCTTTTGAAGGATTATCAAAAACTTTGATAACAAAAATTACAAAAGAGATTTTAGAAAAACTAAGAGCTGATATTTTAAATAATAAAATAGATAAGGTTGATGAAGATTTATTAATCTTGGAAATTTTAAACTCTTATACAAATCTTACTTCATCATCACTAAAACCACTTATAAATGCAACTGGAATAATAGTTCACACAAATTTAGGAAGAAGTTTACTAGATGAAAAGATATTTAAAAATGCAATAAGAATAGCAACTTCTTACAACAATCTGGAGTATGATTTAAAAAAAGGCAAAAGAGGAGAAAGATATGAACATATCACAAAATCTCTAAAAGCCCTAACTTCTTGTGAAGATGCTTTAGTTGTAAATAACAATGCAAGTGCTGTTTTTTTGATTTTAAATACCTTTTGTAAAAATAAAGAAGTAGTTGTAAGCAGGGGAGAGTTAGTTGAAATTGGTGGTAGTTTTAGAGTTCCAGAAGTTATGAGCCAAAGTGGAGCAATACTAAAAGAGATTGGAACTACAAACAAAACTCACTTAAGAGATTATGAAAATGCAATAGATGAAAATAGTTCAATGCTTATGAAAGTTCACAAATCGAACTACTCTATTGAAGGTTTTTCAAGTGAAGTAAGCTTTGAAGAGATTTCAGAAATGGCTAAAAAACATAATTTAATAGACTATTTTGATATGGGAAGTGGACATATTTTTGATTTACCTTACAATTTAAGTAAAGATGAACCATCTATTTTAGAACTTATGAAAAGTAATCCTAGTTTGATTAGTTTTTCAGGAGATAAACTTTTAGGAAGTGTTCAAGCTGGAATAATTTTAGGTAAAAAAGAGTTAATAGAAAAATTAAAGAAAAATCAACTTTTAAGAATGTTAAGAGTAGATAAAATCACACTTGCACTTTTAGAAGAAAGTTTAAATTTATACTTAAAAAATGAGCTTGACACTATTCCTACTCTTAAAATGCTAAACACGAAAATAGAAGTTTTGGAAACTCGTGCAAATATTTTAAAAGAGAAAATAGAAGATTTTATGAATTGTGAAGTTTTAAAAACTTCTACAATGGTAGGTGGTGGTACAACTCCAAACAAAAAAATCCCATCAATAGCTTTGAGTTTAGAGTTTAAAGATTTAAAAGCAAATAAAATAGAAGAAATTTTAAGAAAAAATCTAATCATAAGTAGAATCGAAAATGACAAAGTATTACTTGATTTTAGAACTATAAAAGAGGATGAGATAATACAAATTGAAGAGATTTTAAAAAAAGAGTTTAAAAATGTCTAA
- a CDS encoding PhoH family protein, translating to MPETVLLELEDKKKLVNELGYYSREFARLLAKMKIREVDYKTGFKVVKLYNEDLNLNIISKDKYDTQIEQIHISESNDKRIIEVASIAQDYYKGCQTIFLSLDVYARTFALFKGIKTETLYEDKSIIPSFNFVKSLKIDSSIFNSLENKDITLIDDNYELENFSYSFESDDGNVEYSIIANRKIHILKENDFKALNIKPVNIKQKLFTKAILSNMFDLLVIDAKAGSGKTLMSIVSAMRLIDLGLYDKIVYVRNSIESLDKGAEVGFLAGNEEKFRIYNMALYDTLEFIAKKHLKKSENREKQESITSKIEELKSKYYIETLWPGEARGRTLGGSIVIMDEWQNSSEKTTQLILSRLDESCMAIIIGSNRQIDNLYLNKYNNGLTSLLKQTSNAHPELKMFAIELEKAVRGKFAEFTERIFENKTQ from the coding sequence ATACCTGAGACTGTACTTCTTGAATTAGAGGATAAAAAGAAGTTAGTTAATGAATTAGGTTATTATTCACGAGAGTTTGCAAGATTACTAGCAAAGATGAAAATAAGAGAAGTTGATTATAAAACTGGATTTAAAGTTGTAAAACTTTATAATGAAGATCTAAATCTTAACATTATCTCAAAAGACAAATATGATACACAAATAGAGCAAATTCATATTTCTGAATCAAATGATAAAAGAATTATTGAAGTTGCATCAATTGCACAAGATTATTATAAGGGTTGTCAAACTATTTTTTTATCATTAGATGTTTATGCTAGAACATTTGCCTTATTCAAAGGGATAAAAACAGAGACTTTATATGAAGATAAGTCGATTATTCCAAGTTTTAATTTTGTGAAAAGCCTAAAAATTGACTCTTCAATATTTAATAGTTTAGAAAATAAAGATATAACTTTAATAGATGATAATTATGAATTAGAAAATTTTTCGTATTCATTTGAAAGCGATGATGGTAATGTTGAGTATTCAATAATAGCAAATCGTAAAATTCATATTTTAAAAGAGAATGATTTTAAAGCTTTAAATATAAAACCAGTAAATATAAAACAAAAACTTTTTACAAAAGCTATTTTATCAAATATGTTTGATTTACTCGTAATTGATGCAAAAGCAGGAAGTGGAAAGACTTTGATGTCAATAGTAAGTGCTATGAGATTAATTGATTTAGGATTATATGACAAAATTGTATATGTAAGAAATTCTATTGAATCCCTTGATAAAGGTGCTGAGGTTGGATTTTTAGCTGGAAATGAAGAGAAATTTAGAATTTATAATATGGCTTTATATGATACTTTAGAGTTTATTGCAAAAAAACATTTAAAAAAGAGTGAAAATAGGGAAAAACAAGAGTCTATAACTTCAAAAATAGAAGAGTTGAAATCAAAATATTATATTGAGACACTATGGCCTGGAGAGGCACGAGGGCGAACTTTGGGTGGTTCAATAGTAATTATGGATGAATGGCAAAATAGTAGTGAGAAGACAACTCAATTAATACTTTCACGATTAGATGAAAGTTGTATGGCTATTATTATTGGTTCAAATAGACAAATAGATAATTTATATTTAAATAAATATAATAATGGATTAACAAGTCTTTTAAAACAGACTTCAAATGCTCATCCTGAACTTAAAATGTTTGCAATAGAACTTGAGAAAGCTGTTCGTGGTAAATTTGCAGAGTTTACAGAGAGAATTTTTGAAAATAAAACACAATAA
- a CDS encoding HD domain-containing protein, protein MHLSAFLFKNALLNADRKTKNSFLLILKRVILQVIKEENLKININEIEYFDNKALFQFTIPTKSKSQRATYIIFLQTIRIVALLHDVGHLPFSHQVEYALKKVYNKIKQKEKNQDKLYEKEIRFKENYEDITNHGKEVLHEAIGENLLKLLFDYELDELVTKEQEKEYLKLIKKLSILILEEQTFEGFDFKVLHNFIDSTVDADRLDYINRDMLASGYITGPNDHIRITKQAVLVEKESNFYLSFYDMSLIDIEHMLEMRFNLYKKVIFNHGIAKTDTLLETVVQYLASKYFEDEENEEKLSNSISMLWNFKNLNRQKELDTISMLDENWLISLFKNRYFDIKNKDILSKEDMKYMYCFEEVLFGRRRFKSPWKNLNEFYKVLDFTTVERYKFRESFGFITANRLNSLQIALDDFIKKYENEELFFEYQIVSFSLGISKDFYLFDGEELINIDEISTLRKRLKHSMRNTVPFYIYSNKKILSAEMKIDLKSMLFNIF, encoded by the coding sequence ATGCATTTAAGTGCATTTTTATTTAAGAATGCACTTTTAAATGCTGATAGAAAAACAAAAAATAGTTTTTTATTAATATTAAAAAGAGTTATTTTACAAGTGATTAAAGAAGAAAATTTAAAAATAAATATAAATGAAATAGAATATTTTGATAATAAAGCACTTTTTCAGTTTACAATTCCCACAAAATCAAAATCTCAACGAGCAACTTATATTATTTTTTTACAAACTATACGAATAGTTGCTTTACTTCATGATGTTGGGCATCTTCCTTTTTCTCATCAAGTAGAGTATGCTTTAAAAAAGGTTTACAATAAAATAAAACAAAAAGAGAAAAATCAAGATAAACTTTATGAAAAAGAGATTAGATTTAAAGAGAATTATGAAGATATTACAAATCATGGGAAAGAGGTTTTACATGAAGCTATTGGAGAAAATCTTTTAAAACTACTTTTTGATTATGAACTAGATGAATTGGTTACAAAAGAACAAGAAAAAGAGTATTTAAAACTAATAAAAAAGCTATCTATTCTAATTCTAGAGGAACAGACTTTTGAAGGTTTTGATTTTAAAGTTTTACATAATTTTATAGATAGTACAGTTGATGCTGATAGATTAGATTATATAAATAGAGATATGTTAGCAAGTGGTTATATAACGGGACCAAATGACCATATAAGAATTACAAAACAAGCTGTTTTGGTAGAAAAAGAGAGTAATTTTTATTTGAGTTTTTATGATATGAGTTTAATTGACATTGAACATATGCTTGAAATGAGATTTAATCTTTATAAAAAAGTTATTTTTAATCATGGAATTGCAAAAACAGATACTTTACTTGAAACTGTTGTTCAGTATCTAGCTAGTAAATATTTTGAAGATGAAGAAAATGAAGAAAAATTATCAAATTCTATCTCTATGCTTTGGAATTTTAAAAATTTAAATAGACAAAAAGAGCTTGATACAATATCAATGCTTGATGAAAATTGGTTAATATCACTTTTTAAAAATAGATATTTTGATATAAAAAATAAAGATATTTTGTCAAAAGAAGATATGAAATATATGTACTGTTTTGAAGAGGTATTATTTGGTAGAAGGAGATTTAAAAGTCCTTGGAAAAATTTAAATGAATTCTATAAAGTTCTTGATTTTACAACAGTTGAGAGATATAAATTTAGAGAGAGTTTTGGCTTTATTACAGCAAACAGGTTAAATAGTCTCCAAATTGCATTAGATGATTTTATAAAAAAATATGAAAATGAAGAACTCTTTTTTGAATATCAAATAGTATCTTTTAGTTTAGGTATTTCAAAAGATTTTTATTTATTTGATGGTGAAGAGTTAATAAACATAGATGAAATTTCAACTTTAAGAAAAAGATTAAAACACTCTATGCGAAATACTGTCCCTTTTTATATATATTCAAATAAAAAGATTTTATCTGCTGAAATGAAGATAGATTTAAAATCAATGCTATTTAATATATTTTAG